From one Synergistaceae bacterium genomic stretch:
- the mgtE gene encoding magnesium transporter, whose translation MAELWKSFLASVDRLFERRQFKSLKELFAALEPADVAEILAEKPPTERVFLFRLLQKDQAIEVFEFLGGAAREELMAHFTDSEVASIIEEMSDDDRTALFDELPAETVTRLLSHLSPKERRLANALLNYPPDTAGHIMTPEFVDLKEGMDASQAIDRIRATAAKKETIYTSFVVGSDRRLKGTVHLEDLILADPRELMSDLMDANPVFVSTCDDREEAVRTMSRYDLQTLPVVDSDGRMVGILTFDDMIDVIQEETTEDFERMAGVSPVEEGYMNANVVTLSRKRLNWLLICIVTQLFSTFVLQRYSFALESVVALAFFIPMLIGTGGNSGTQASTLVVRGMTLGEIEPPDAWRVAKKEILTGLVLGAALAVMAYFRAWHMGAGPGVALTVAISIVGVVVMGNLVGGLLPFAAEKLGTDPAIMSGPLITTVVDVLGLLFYFEVARTTLGLFQGL comes from the coding sequence GTGGCGGAGCTCTGGAAGTCCTTCCTAGCAAGCGTTGACAGGCTGTTCGAGCGCAGGCAGTTCAAGAGCCTGAAGGAGCTGTTCGCCGCGCTCGAGCCGGCCGACGTCGCGGAGATACTGGCGGAGAAGCCGCCGACGGAGCGAGTCTTCCTCTTCAGGCTGTTGCAGAAGGATCAGGCTATCGAGGTGTTCGAGTTTTTGGGTGGCGCGGCCCGCGAGGAGCTGATGGCTCACTTCACCGACTCGGAGGTGGCCTCGATAATCGAGGAGATGAGCGACGACGACAGGACGGCCCTCTTCGACGAGCTTCCGGCGGAGACCGTCACGAGGCTGCTGTCGCACCTGTCGCCGAAGGAGCGAAGGCTGGCGAACGCCCTGCTGAACTATCCTCCCGACACGGCGGGGCACATCATGACCCCGGAGTTCGTCGACCTGAAGGAGGGTATGGACGCATCCCAGGCGATAGACAGGATCCGCGCCACGGCGGCGAAGAAGGAGACGATCTACACGTCGTTCGTCGTCGGCTCGGACAGGAGGCTTAAGGGGACGGTGCACCTGGAGGACCTGATCCTGGCCGACCCGAGAGAGCTGATGTCCGATCTAATGGACGCGAACCCGGTTTTCGTATCGACGTGCGACGACAGGGAGGAGGCCGTGAGGACCATGTCGCGCTACGACCTGCAGACTCTGCCGGTGGTGGACAGCGACGGCAGGATGGTCGGCATCCTGACCTTCGACGACATGATCGACGTGATCCAGGAGGAGACGACCGAGGACTTCGAGCGGATGGCGGGAGTCTCCCCGGTCGAGGAGGGGTACATGAACGCGAACGTGGTCACCCTGTCGCGAAAGAGGCTGAACTGGCTGCTGATCTGCATTGTGACGCAGCTTTTCTCCACATTCGTGCTGCAGAGGTACTCGTTCGCGCTGGAGAGCGTGGTGGCCCTGGCATTTTTCATCCCGATGCTGATAGGCACGGGGGGGAACTCCGGCACCCAGGCGTCGACACTGGTCGTCCGAGGGATGACATTGGGGGAGATCGAGCCGCCCGACGCGTGGCGGGTGGCGAAGAAGGAGATTCTAACCGGGCTGGTGCTGGGGGCCGCACTGGCGGTGATGGCATACTTCAGGGCGTGGCACATGGGGGCCGGGCCGGGGGTGGCGCTCACCGTGGCCATCTCCATCGTCGGCGTGGTCGTAATGGGCAACCTGGTAGGCGGGTTGCTGCCCTTCGCCGCGGAGAAGCTGGGGACGGACCCGGCGATAATGTCCGGCCCGCTGATCACCACGGTGGTGGACGTCCTGGGGCTGCTCTTCTACTTCGAAGTAGCCCGTACAACGCTCGGCCTCTTCCAGGGGCTATAG